One stretch of Halichoerus grypus chromosome 10, mHalGry1.hap1.1, whole genome shotgun sequence DNA includes these proteins:
- the GNAS gene encoding guanine nucleotide-binding protein G(s) subunit alpha isoform X8: protein MRILHVNGFNGDEKATKVQDIKNNLKEAIETIVAAMSNLVPPVELANPENQFRVDYILSVMNVPDFDFPPEFYEHAKALWEDEGVRACYERSNEYQLIDCAQYFLDKIDVIKQADYVPSDQDLLRCRVLTSGIFETKFQVDKVNFHMFDVGGQRDERRKWIQCFNDVTAIIFVVASSSYNMVIREDNQTNRLQEALNLFKSIWNNRWLRTISVILFLNKQDLLAEKVLAGKSKIEDYFPEFARYTTPEDATPEPGEDPRVTRAKYFIRDEFLRISTASGDGRHYCYPHFTCAVDTENIRRVFNDCRDIIQRMHLRQYELL, encoded by the exons ATGAGGATCCTGCATGTTAATGGGTTTAATGGAGA TGAGAAGGCGACCAAAGTGCAGGACATCAAAAACAACCTGAAAGAGGCGATCGAA ACCATCGTGGCCGCCATGAGCAACCTGGTGCCCCCTGTGGAGCTGGCCAATCCTGAGAACCAGTTCAGAGTGGACTACATTCTGAGCGTGATGAACGTGCCTGACTTTGATTTCCCTCCT GAGTTCTATGAGCATGCCAAGGCTCTGTGGGAGGATGAAGGAGTGCGCGCCTGCTACGAGCGTTCCAACGAGTACCAGCTGATCGACTGCGCCCAGTA CTTCCTGGACAAGATTGATGTCATCAAGCAGGCTGACTATGTGCCCAGCGATCAG GATCTGCTTCGCTGCCGTGTCCTGACTTCTGGAATCTTTGAGACCAAGTTCCAGGTGGACAAAGTCAACTTCCA CATGTTTGACGTGGGCGGCCAGCGCGATGAACGCCGCAAATGGATCCAGTGCTTCAATG ATGTGACTGCCATTATCTTCGTGGTGGCCAGTAGCAGCTACAACATGGTCATTCGGGAGGACAACCAGACCAACCGCCTGCAGGAGGCTCTGAACCTCTTCAAGAGCATCTGGAACAACAG ATGGCTGCGCACCATCTCTGTGATTCTGTTCCTCAACAAGCAAGACCTGCTTGCTGAGAAAGTCCTTGCTGGAAAATCGAAGATCGAGGACTACTTTCCAGAATTTGCTCGCTACACTACTCCTGAGGATG CTACTCCCGAGCCCGGAGAGGACCCACGCGTGACCCGGGCCAAGTACTTCATCCGCGACGAATTTCTG AGAATCAGCACTGCCAGTGGGGACGGGCGGCACTACTGCTACCCGCACTTCACTTGCGCCGTGGACACCGAGAACATCCGCCGCGTGTTCAACGACTGCCGGGACATCATCCAGCGCATGCACCTTCGTCAGTACGAGCTGCTCTGA
- the GNAS gene encoding guanine nucleotide-binding protein G(s) subunit alpha isoform X7 produces MRILHVNGFNGEGGEEDPQSARSNSDGEKATKVQDIKNNLKEAIETIVAAMSNLVPPVELANPENQFRVDYILSVMNVPDFDFPPEFYEHAKALWEDEGVRACYERSNEYQLIDCAQYFLDKIDVIKQADYVPSDQDLLRCRVLTSGIFETKFQVDKVNFHMFDVGGQRDERRKWIQCFNDVTAIIFVVASSSYNMVIREDNQTNRLQEALNLFKSIWNNRWLRTISVILFLNKQDLLAEKVLAGKSKIEDYFPEFARYTTPEDATPEPGEDPRVTRAKYFIRDEFLRISTASGDGRHYCYPHFTCAVDTENIRRVFNDCRDIIQRMHLRQYELL; encoded by the exons ATGAGGATCCTGCATGTTAATGGGTTTAATGGAGA GGGCGGCGAAGAGGACCCGCAGTCTGCAAGGAGCAACAGCGATGG TGAGAAGGCGACCAAAGTGCAGGACATCAAAAACAACCTGAAAGAGGCGATCGAA ACCATCGTGGCCGCCATGAGCAACCTGGTGCCCCCTGTGGAGCTGGCCAATCCTGAGAACCAGTTCAGAGTGGACTACATTCTGAGCGTGATGAACGTGCCTGACTTTGATTTCCCTCCT GAGTTCTATGAGCATGCCAAGGCTCTGTGGGAGGATGAAGGAGTGCGCGCCTGCTACGAGCGTTCCAACGAGTACCAGCTGATCGACTGCGCCCAGTA CTTCCTGGACAAGATTGATGTCATCAAGCAGGCTGACTATGTGCCCAGCGATCAG GATCTGCTTCGCTGCCGTGTCCTGACTTCTGGAATCTTTGAGACCAAGTTCCAGGTGGACAAAGTCAACTTCCA CATGTTTGACGTGGGCGGCCAGCGCGATGAACGCCGCAAATGGATCCAGTGCTTCAATG ATGTGACTGCCATTATCTTCGTGGTGGCCAGTAGCAGCTACAACATGGTCATTCGGGAGGACAACCAGACCAACCGCCTGCAGGAGGCTCTGAACCTCTTCAAGAGCATCTGGAACAACAG ATGGCTGCGCACCATCTCTGTGATTCTGTTCCTCAACAAGCAAGACCTGCTTGCTGAGAAAGTCCTTGCTGGAAAATCGAAGATCGAGGACTACTTTCCAGAATTTGCTCGCTACACTACTCCTGAGGATG CTACTCCCGAGCCCGGAGAGGACCCACGCGTGACCCGGGCCAAGTACTTCATCCGCGACGAATTTCTG AGAATCAGCACTGCCAGTGGGGACGGGCGGCACTACTGCTACCCGCACTTCACTTGCGCCGTGGACACCGAGAACATCCGCCGCGTGTTCAACGACTGCCGGGACATCATCCAGCGCATGCACCTTCGTCAGTACGAGCTGCTCTGA
- the GNAS gene encoding guanine nucleotide-binding protein G(s) subunit alpha isoform X9, whose protein sequence is MRILHVNGFNGEGGEEDPQSARSNSDGSEKATKVQDIKNNLKEAIETIVAAMSNLVPPVELANPENQFRVDYILSVMNVPDFDFPPEFYEHAKALWEDEGVRACYERSNEYQLIDCAQYFLDKIDVIKQADYVPSDQDLLRCRVLTSGIFETKFQVDKVNFHMFDVGGQRDERRKWIQCFNDVTAIIFVVASSSYNMVIREDNQTNRLQEALNLFKSIWNNRWLRTISVILFLNKQDLLAEKVLAGKSKIEDYFPEFARYTTPEDATPEPGEDPRVTRAKYFIRDEFLRISTASGDGRHYCYPHFTCAVDTENIRRVFNDCRDIIQRMHLRQYELL, encoded by the exons ATGAGGATCCTGCATGTTAATGGGTTTAATGGAGA GGGCGGCGAAGAGGACCCGCAGTCTGCAAGGAGCAACAGCGATG GTAGTGAGAAGGCGACCAAAGTGCAGGACATCAAAAACAACCTGAAAGAGGCGATCGAA ACCATCGTGGCCGCCATGAGCAACCTGGTGCCCCCTGTGGAGCTGGCCAATCCTGAGAACCAGTTCAGAGTGGACTACATTCTGAGCGTGATGAACGTGCCTGACTTTGATTTCCCTCCT GAGTTCTATGAGCATGCCAAGGCTCTGTGGGAGGATGAAGGAGTGCGCGCCTGCTACGAGCGTTCCAACGAGTACCAGCTGATCGACTGCGCCCAGTA CTTCCTGGACAAGATTGATGTCATCAAGCAGGCTGACTATGTGCCCAGCGATCAG GATCTGCTTCGCTGCCGTGTCCTGACTTCTGGAATCTTTGAGACCAAGTTCCAGGTGGACAAAGTCAACTTCCA CATGTTTGACGTGGGCGGCCAGCGCGATGAACGCCGCAAATGGATCCAGTGCTTCAATG ATGTGACTGCCATTATCTTCGTGGTGGCCAGTAGCAGCTACAACATGGTCATTCGGGAGGACAACCAGACCAACCGCCTGCAGGAGGCTCTGAACCTCTTCAAGAGCATCTGGAACAACAG ATGGCTGCGCACCATCTCTGTGATTCTGTTCCTCAACAAGCAAGACCTGCTTGCTGAGAAAGTCCTTGCTGGAAAATCGAAGATCGAGGACTACTTTCCAGAATTTGCTCGCTACACTACTCCTGAGGATG CTACTCCCGAGCCCGGAGAGGACCCACGCGTGACCCGGGCCAAGTACTTCATCCGCGACGAATTTCTG AGAATCAGCACTGCCAGTGGGGACGGGCGGCACTACTGCTACCCGCACTTCACTTGCGCCGTGGACACCGAGAACATCCGCCGCGTGTTCAACGACTGCCGGGACATCATCCAGCGCATGCACCTTCGTCAGTACGAGCTGCTCTGA